Proteins encoded together in one Bactrocera neohumeralis isolate Rockhampton unplaced genomic scaffold, APGP_CSIRO_Bneo_wtdbg2-racon-allhic-juicebox.fasta_v2 cluster11, whole genome shotgun sequence window:
- the LOC126765742 gene encoding uncharacterized protein LOC126765742 — MDTDEDEIFDNLTTAICENISNMSAEPTPTPDKKRKRFQVTTAWSSEDVFNLIEIIEKHPCLWEYSSSDYKNRQKRENAWREVAANCHGRSVDEYKAKWANVKTAYNNTKNKLQAKSGQSASSSQPHWQFWTAMQFYHNHDKKKTTSSVSNISPDSESLPNTHFQSINMQSNASTSSPADAATNSPEDILKRATDLLYAEKEDKWYSFGMYLHSVANA, encoded by the coding sequence atGGATACAGATGAAGATGAAATCTTTGATAATTTGACTACAGCAATATGCGAAAATATATCCAATATGTCTGCAGAACCAACACCAACGCCAGATAAAAAGAGAAAGCGTTTTCAAGTTACAACGGCATGGTCCTCGGaagatgtttttaatttaatagaaataatagaaaaacatccttgtctgtgggaatattcttcATCAGACTATAAAAACCGACAGAAGAGAGAGAACGCATGGAGAGAAGTTGCAGCGAACTGTCATGGCCGTAGCGTTGATGAGTACAAAGCCAAGTGGGCGAATGTGAAAACAGCgtacaataatacaaaaaacaaattacaggCAAAGTCTGGTCAGAGTGCGTCAAGTTCACAACCTCATTGGCAATTTTGGACTGCAATGCAGTTTTATCATAAccacgacaaaaaaaaaacgacttcATCTGTTTCAAATATAAGCCCTGATAGTGAAAGTTTACCAAACACGCATTTTCAATCCATCAACATGCAATCCAACGCATCAACATCATCGCCAGCTGATGCAGCAACCAATTCGccagaagatattttaaaacGCGCAACAGATTTGTTGTATGCAGAAAAAGAAGACAAATGGTATTCCTTCGGCATGTATCTACATAGCGTCGCAAATGCGTGA
- the LOC126765690 gene encoding uncharacterized protein LOC126765690: MISSSRKKKIVAIMCICVHLINKKKQIKEKPKLKKRSVWVLDWLQRRNTDGAYAKTLREFREVNNQKYLFKNYLRMNEATFNYILELVSPNIKKSDTNMRKAIPANERLAVTLRFLASGDSFKSLSVDFRIAPNTISIFVPEVCDAIYKALKNEYLQVPNNEQMWIDIAQKFSDKWNFPHCIGAVDGKHIVMKAPPRSGSTFYNYKGTNSIVLMAIADADYRFIYIDVGCNGRVSDGGVFGKSTFQKALDNNTLRLPLPQPLLNRDRDCPYLLVADDAFRMQKHILKPYPGKNLTAGQRIFNYRLSRARRVVENAFGIMAKRFQILYRPIQLNEHKTTQITLACCALHNFLIKKNASYLEGLTTDRNDQQDNSVHEQQGAEERPTTYITNEAKEIREEFEQYFMTAAGEIPFQYA, translated from the exons atgatttcttcatcaagaaaaaagaaaatagtggcaattatgtgtatttgtgtacacctaattaataaaaagaaacaaataaaagaaaaaccgAAATTGAAGAAGCGAAGTGTTTGGGTGCTAGATTGGCTTCAGAGGAGAAATACTGACGGGGCGTATGCAAAAACTCTGCGCGAGTTTCGTGAAgtgaataatcaaaaatatttgtttaaaaattatcttcgCATGAACGAAGccacttttaattatattcttGAATTAGTCTCcccaaacataaaaaaaagtgACACCAATATGCGCAAAGCAATACCAGCAAATGAACGTTTGGCGGTTACACTTCGCTTCCTTGCCTCTGGAGACAGCTTCAAAAGTTTATCTGTTGACTTTCGCATTGCGCCGAATACCATATCTATATTTGTGCCGGAGGTTTGCGATGCAATTTACAAAGCTTTGAAAAATGAATATTTACAG GTTCCAAATAACGAACAGATGTGGATTGACATTGCCCAAAAATTTAGTGATAAATGGAATTTTCCCCATTGTATAGGCGCAGTTGACGGGAAACACATTGTGATGAAGGCTCCGCCGCGGTCTGGAAGTAccttttataattataaaggtACTAATAGTATTGTACTTATGGCTATTGCGGATGCGGACTACcgatttatatatattgatgTCGGGTGCAATGGCAGAGTTTCGGACGGCGGCGTTTTTGGAAAGTCCACATTTCAGAAAGCTTTGGACAATAACACACTGAGATTGCCTTTACCACAACCATTGCTAAATCGTGACCGTGATTGTCCATACTTGTTAGTGGCGGATGATGCATTCCGCATGCAAaagcacattttaaaaccaTACCCTGGTAAAAATTTAACTGCCGGTCAACGCATATTCAATTACCGATTGTCACGTGCTAGGCGCGTTGTCGAAAATGCATTTGGCATTATGGCAAAGcggtttcaaattttatatcgaCCAATTCAACTGAATGAGCATAAAACGACCCAAATAACACTGGCCTGCTGTGccttgcataattttttaataaaaaaaaatgccagTTATTTGGAAGGTTTAACTACAGATAGGAATGATcaacaagacaattcagttcaTGAGCAACAAGGAGCAGAGGAACGTCCAACGACATACATAACCAATGAAGCCAAAGAAATTCGTGAGGAGTTCGAACAATATTTTATGACAGCCGCTGGAGAAATACCATTTCAATATGCATAG